The following coding sequences are from one Bacillota bacterium window:
- a CDS encoding dihydroorotate dehydrogenase electron transfer subunit, with the protein MKPIDARAVVQVNDLLTARIYRMELSCPGIAADVSPGQFVHVQVPGYSLRRPFTVAGADKGCIEVIYRAQGAGTRTLTQLQPGDEIQVLGPLGRGFEQPRGPALLLGGGIGTAALLLLARRLEHSTLVMGGRNADELWLDKLPLPAGTQVHYVTDDGSRGQQGTVLTVGASLLAPDMWVGACGPRPMLRAVQTILHELDIPGQFALEERMACGMGACMGCTCTIAAGPALVCKDGPVFAAQEVKF; encoded by the coding sequence ATGAAACCGATAGATGCACGGGCTGTAGTGCAGGTCAACGACCTGCTTACGGCCCGTATTTACAGAATGGAGTTGTCCTGTCCTGGTATCGCCGCTGACGTTAGCCCCGGACAGTTTGTGCATGTACAGGTGCCGGGGTACAGTCTGCGCCGTCCCTTTACTGTCGCCGGCGCTGACAAGGGTTGCATAGAAGTAATCTACCGTGCCCAGGGCGCGGGCACCAGGACCCTGACCCAATTGCAGCCCGGCGATGAAATCCAGGTCCTGGGCCCTCTGGGGCGAGGATTTGAGCAACCCCGGGGCCCGGCGCTGCTTCTAGGCGGCGGCATTGGCACCGCAGCGCTCCTGCTCTTGGCCCGTCGTCTTGAACATAGCACCTTGGTGATGGGCGGCCGGAACGCGGACGAATTGTGGCTGGATAAGTTGCCGCTGCCGGCGGGAACCCAAGTGCACTATGTCACAGACGACGGCAGTCGCGGCCAGCAGGGCACAGTGCTCACGGTGGGTGCCAGCCTACTTGCCCCGGATATGTGGGTCGGTGCCTGTGGTCCACGGCCGATGCTGAGGGCCGTGCAGACCATCCTTCATGAGCTAGACATTCCCGGCCAGTTTGCCCTGGAAGAGCGGATGGCCTGCGGCATGGGCGCCTGCATGGGCTGCACCTGCACTATCGCCGCTGGCCCGGCCCTGGTCTGTAAGGACGGGCCGGTGTTCGCTGCCCAGGAGGTGAAGTTTTGA
- a CDS encoding dihydroorotate dehydrogenase, with product MMLQTDLGFARLNNPIMPASGCFGWGREYIELFDLKTLGAVVTKATTYLPREGNATPRVAEAPAGMLNAIGLQNAGLHAVVKTDLPWLLEQKLPVLVNVAGSTVEEYVQVAAGLAEFPLLGLELNLSCPNVREGGIAFGLQAESVHRVVQAVKAECQLPLVVKLSPNVTEITELAVAAAEAGASALTVINTLRGMAIDIEHRRPLLANTFGGLSGPAIKPVALAMVWQVASAVDIPVIGCGGISRVEDVVEFLMAGASAVQVGSASFSEPLLLPRLVWELEAWLQEHQTSVTELVGAAQRKDEIND from the coding sequence TTGATGTTACAGACAGATCTGGGCTTCGCGCGTTTGAACAATCCAATCATGCCGGCTTCCGGCTGTTTCGGCTGGGGCCGGGAATATATCGAACTGTTTGACCTGAAAACTCTTGGCGCTGTGGTTACCAAAGCCACCACATATCTGCCCCGGGAGGGCAATGCCACCCCGCGGGTGGCGGAAGCACCGGCAGGAATGCTCAATGCCATCGGGCTGCAAAACGCTGGTTTGCACGCAGTGGTGAAGACTGATTTGCCTTGGCTGCTGGAGCAGAAGCTGCCGGTGCTGGTCAATGTGGCCGGCAGCACTGTTGAGGAATATGTGCAGGTGGCGGCCGGTCTGGCAGAATTTCCGCTCTTGGGCTTGGAGCTCAACCTCTCCTGCCCCAATGTCCGGGAAGGGGGCATCGCCTTTGGCCTCCAGGCCGAAAGCGTGCACCGGGTTGTCCAGGCGGTGAAGGCCGAATGTCAGCTGCCGCTGGTGGTCAAGCTCAGTCCTAATGTTACGGAAATCACTGAGCTGGCCGTGGCCGCCGCCGAAGCTGGCGCCAGCGCTCTGACCGTGATCAACACTCTGCGGGGAATGGCCATCGACATCGAGCACAGGCGACCGCTTTTGGCCAATACCTTTGGCGGTCTCTCGGGGCCGGCGATCAAGCCGGTGGCCCTGGCCATGGTCTGGCAGGTGGCTTCTGCCGTGGATATTCCCGTAATTGGTTGCGGCGGAATCTCCCGGGTGGAGGACGTGGTGGAATTTCTGATGGCCGGCGCCAGCGCCGTCCAGGTTGGCAGTGCTAGCTTCTCCGAGCCATTGCTGCTGCCGCGGCTGGTCTGGGAGTTGGAGGCCTGGCTGCAGGAACATCAAACTTCTGTAACAGAGCTTGTGGGCGCTGCCCAGCGGAAGGATGAGATAAATGACTAA
- the pyrF gene encoding orotidine-5'-phosphate decarboxylase produces the protein MTKLIVALDTHDAGVARSWVQKAGERVNFYKVGLELFSSAGPDFVRWLKNEGKHVFLDLKFHDIPNTASRAVAAARRLEVDLCTVHAAGGADMLRACQAEAGSVKLLAVTVLTSLTEERLQQVGVNRSLPVQVAELAQLAHSQGIAGVICAPPDLAQLQALPAEFLRVTPGIRPAGSDSGDQKRIMTPAQAVRAGASHIVVGRPITAAPDPVAAAEQILAELEAV, from the coding sequence ATGACTAAGCTGATTGTTGCTTTGGACACCCATGATGCGGGAGTTGCCCGCTCCTGGGTGCAAAAGGCAGGGGAACGGGTCAACTTCTACAAGGTCGGCCTGGAACTCTTCAGTTCCGCGGGCCCGGATTTCGTGCGCTGGTTGAAGAATGAAGGAAAGCATGTATTTTTGGATCTGAAATTTCATGACATCCCCAACACTGCCTCCCGGGCAGTGGCAGCAGCCCGGCGCCTGGAAGTGGACCTTTGCACCGTCCATGCCGCCGGCGGCGCGGATATGCTCCGAGCATGCCAGGCCGAGGCAGGTTCGGTGAAGCTCCTGGCAGTGACTGTGCTCACCAGCCTGACCGAAGAGCGCCTGCAACAGGTGGGTGTCAACCGGTCGTTACCCGTCCAGGTTGCGGAGCTCGCCCAACTTGCCCACAGCCAGGGAATTGCCGGCGTAATTTGTGCGCCCCCGGATTTGGCTCAGTTGCAAGCCCTGCCGGCAGAGTTCCTGCGAGTCACCCCGGGTATTCGCCCGGCGGGTAGCGACAGTGGCGACCAGAAGCGGATAATGACCCCGGCCCAGGCGGTCCGGGCGGGCGCTAGCCATATCGTGGTCGGGCGACCGATCACCGCCGCGCCGGACCCGGTGGCCGCGGCAGAACAAATCCTTGCGGAATTGGAGGCGGTTTAG
- a CDS encoding orotate phosphoribosyltransferase, whose translation MSTVEKIFIETGAIQKGHFTLSSGLHSDTYLQCALVLQYPDKAEQLSSLMAEKLKDQKVDTVIGPAMGGITWAYQLGHALGCRAIFSERVEDVMTLRRGFAVTPGERVLVAEDVSTTGGSAMEVVRMLQGMRAEVMGVALIVDRTNGKLDFGVPYHALYNLQPQVWEPQTCPLCQQGVPVNKPGSRK comes from the coding sequence GTGAGTACGGTAGAAAAAATCTTCATTGAAACAGGAGCTATTCAGAAAGGACATTTCACCCTGAGTTCCGGCCTGCACAGCGATACTTACCTGCAATGCGCATTGGTCTTGCAATACCCGGATAAAGCTGAGCAGCTCAGCAGTCTGATGGCGGAGAAACTAAAAGATCAAAAGGTGGACACAGTGATTGGCCCGGCCATGGGTGGCATCACTTGGGCCTACCAGCTGGGTCACGCCCTAGGCTGCAGGGCAATCTTCAGCGAACGGGTGGAGGATGTTATGACTTTGCGGCGTGGTTTTGCGGTCACTCCCGGTGAACGGGTGCTGGTGGCAGAGGATGTATCCACCACTGGCGGCTCGGCCATGGAGGTGGTGCGCATGCTCCAGGGTATGCGGGCGGAAGTTATGGGGGTGGCATTGATAGTGGACCGCACCAATGGTAAGCTGGACTTCGGTGTACCCTACCATGCGCTCTATAACCTCCAACCCCAGGTTTGGGAGCCGCAAACATGTCCCTTGTGCCAACAGGGAGTGCCGGTGAACAAGCCGGGCAGCAGAAAATAA